Proteins from a genomic interval of Rosa chinensis cultivar Old Blush chromosome 2, RchiOBHm-V2, whole genome shotgun sequence:
- the LOC112185982 gene encoding probable 3-hydroxyisobutyrate dehydrogenase-like 1, mitochondrial produces the protein MILKIVKHISPPLLPQLSHHFHSHFTALLRRTMAAAAASSTEPTISPSTTRVGWIGTGVMGRSMCGHLLKAGYTLTIFNRTLSKAQPLLDLGAKLADSPRAVASQSDVVFSIVGYPSDVRSVLLDPTSGALSGLRPGGVLVDMTTSEPSLAVEISQSAAAKSCSSIDAPVTGGDVGAKNGTLAILAGGDEAVVGKLIPLFALMGKVNYMGAPGKGQFAKLANQTIICSTMLGLVEGMVFAHKAGLDVGLFLKAISVGAAGSRSLDLHGAKILKRDFEPGFYVNHFVKDLGICLKECQNMGLALPGLALAQQLYLSLKAHGEGNLGTQALIVALERLNNVSLEQQSGLTK, from the coding sequence ATGATCCTCAAAATAGTCAAACACATTTCACCTCCACTCCTTCCCCAACTCTCCCATCACTTCCACTCCCACTTCACCGCTCTCCTCCGCCGCACCatggccgccgccgccgcctccTCCACCGAGCCCACTATAAGCCCATCAACCACCCGCGTGGGCTGGATCGGCACCGGAGTCATGGGCCGGTCCATGTGCGGCCATCTCCTCAAAGCCGGCTACACTCTCACCATCTTCAACCGCACCCTATCCAAGGCCCAGCCTCTTCTCGATTTGGGCGCCAAACTCGCCGATTCCCCACGCGCCGTCGCCTCCCAATCCGACGTCGTCTTCTCCATCGTCGGCTACCCCTCCGATGTCCGCTCCGTCCTCCTCGACCCCACCTCCGGCGCCCTCTCCGGCCTCCGCCCCGGCGGCGTCCTCGTCGACATGACCACCTCCGAGCCCTCCCTGGCCGTCGAGATCTCCCAATCCGCCGCCGCCAAGTCCTGCTCCTCGATCGACGCGCCCGTCACCGGCGGAGACGTCGGCGCGAAAAACGGGACCTTAGCGATTCTGGCGGGCGGCGACGAAGCCGTCGTGGGGAAGCTGATTCCCCTTTTTGCCCTCATGGGTAAGGTTAATTACATGGGTGCCCCCGGGAAGGGCCAGTTTGCAAAGCTAGCGAACCAGACCATCATATGTTCAACAATGTTGGGCCTGGTAGAAGGCATGGTTTTTGCCCACAAGGCTGGGCTTGATGTGGGCCTGTTCTTGAAGGCAATCTCGGTCGGGGCGGCCGGGTCCAGGTCGTTGGATTTGCATGGAGCTAAGATTCTGAAGAGGGATTTCGAGCCGGGATTCTATGTGAATCACTTTGTGAAGGACTTGGGGATTTGTTTGAAGGAGTGCCAGAACATGGGGCTGGCTCTGCCGGGGTTGGCTCTGGCTCAGCAGCTTTACTTGTCACTCAAGGCTCATGGTGAGGGCAATTTGGGCACCCAAGCGCTCATTGTGGCTCTGGAGCGCCTCAACAATGTGTCACTTGAACAACAGTCTGGGTTGACAAAGTAG
- the LOC112185980 gene encoding receptor-like protein kinase HSL1: MVPSSNTALKQLSLHIQMTTLTPKPSLIFRTFFIFFIHANSQSLQDKELSVLLKLKSYWLPPPAFSHWTSSSDSGSHCNWPEINCTGNSVTGLNLNTVNLSLQVPPFICDLNNLTHLDLGNNYLPGGFPSSLYDCSKLEYLDLSQNYFVGTIPNGIDGLPKLKILNLAGNNFSGDIPASIGNLQELATLDIYMNQLNGSVPAEIGDLSNLEQLWLSWLPKMAPWKLPFNFTKLKKMKILKIREANLIGEIPESIGELEALEVLDLAQNKLSGNIPSGVFLFKNLSIIYLFKNRLSGEIPQVVEALNLSIVDISENTLTGPIPQGFGNLTKLTDMSLFYNGISGEIPESIGRLPNLVIFKMFNMNLSGTIPPELGKHSLLEDFQVSVNRLTGKLPDGLCKNGKLVAVVAYENSLTGELPSSLGNCDSLLVVNVYDNVLSGDIPSGMWNALNLSYVMMSNNSFTGELPEKMSYNLQRLEIGDNKFSGQIPRGVSSCKNLQVFDAGNNLFNGSIPQELTTLPSLTTLTLHQNQLSGPLPSDIVSWKSLNTLDLRRNQLSGPIPEILGGLPALTELDLSENQFSGQIPNQLGHLKLNEFNLSSNLLSGEIPISFENSAYERSFLNNTGLCASTSGVNLNICSQSPKSSKISIRSLALILSLSAVLFVLVLSLLIFFVRGYLRRKDGSDADWKLVAFQRLNFTISQILSGLIESNVIGSGGSGRVYRVPVNRTGDVVAAKRIWTNKKIMEERLEKEFHAEVKILSSIRHANIVKLMCCISSETSKLLVYEYLDNRSLDRWLHKKNRPYLSNLSSSVHHVVLDWPKRLQIAVGAAKGLCYMHHDCVQPVVHRDVKSSNILLDSDFNAKIADFGLAKMLVKQGDLATMSAVAGSFGYMAPEYAHTRKVNEKIDVYSFGVILLELATGKEPNEGDENTSLAEWAWRHAQEGKPIDSVLDQDVKEPCYLDEMCAVFRLGIMCTETLPTNRPSMKEVLQILVRTSPPPVRREKTEYAAAPLLKNSRRERVLEDQDGLATNV, translated from the exons ATGGTTCCAAGTTCTAACACAGCTCTGAAACAGTTAAGCCTCCATATCCAAATGACTACACTAACCCCGAAACCTTCTCTCATTTTCCGcaccttcttcatcttcttcatccatGCAAACTCTCAGTCCCTTCAGGACAAGGAATTATCAGTCCTGCTTAAATTAAAGTCATATTGGCTACCTCCACCAGCTTTCAGTCATTGGACTTCATCATCAGACTCTGGTTCCCACTGTAACTGGCCTGAGATCAACTGCACCGGAAACTCCGTCACCGGATTGAATCTCAACACCGTAAACCTCAGCCTTCAAGTTCCACCCTTCATTTGTGACCTCAACAACCTCACACACCTTGACCTTGGTAATAACTACCTCCCGGGAGGTTTTCCTTCGTCTCTCTACGACTGCTCCAAGCTAGAGTATCTAGACCTCTCGCAAAACTACTTTGTGGGTACAATTCCTAATGGCATCGACGGATTGCCTAAGCTTAAGATCCTCAACCTCGCCGGTAACAACTTCTCCGGTGACATTCCGGCGTCTATTGGGAACTTACAGGAGCTGGCTACTTTGGATATATACATGAACCAGCTCAACGGCTCTGTCCCTGCTGAAATAGGTGACCTCTCCAATCTTGAGCAACTCTGGCTCTCTTGGCTTCCCAAAATGGCGCCATGGAAGCTGCCTTTTAACTTCACCAAGTTGAAaaagatgaagatattgaagataCGCGAAGCAAATTTGATTGGGGAAATACCAGAATCTATTGGAGAACTGGAAGCACTTGAAGTATTGGATTTGGCGCAGAACAAGTTGAGCGGGAATATACCAAGCGGTGTGTTTCTGTTCAAGAACTTGAGCATTATATATCTGTTCAAGAACAGGCTTTCAGGGGAGATTCCTCAAGTGGTTGAAGCACTCAACTTGAGCATCGTTGACATCTCAGAGAACACTCTCACAGGGCCGATACCACAAGGTTTCGGAAACCTTACCAAGTTGACAGATATGAGTTTGTTCTACAATGGTATTTCAGGTGAGATTCCAGAGAGCATTGGCCGCCTGCCAAATCTTGTGATTTTCAAAATGTTCAACATGAACTTGTCAGGAACAATTCCTCCAGAGCTTGGAAAGCATTCGCTGCTTGAAGATTTCCAGGTTTCGGTGAATAGGCTTACCGGAAAGCTGCCAGACGGCTTGTGTAAAAATGGTAAGCTTGTGGCAGTTGTTGCTTATGAGAATAGTCTCACTGGGGAGCTACCAAGCTCTCTTGGAAATTGTGATAGTCTGCTGGTAGTCAATGTCTATGATAACGTGCTATCTGGGGACATTCCTAGTGGTATGTGGAATGCATTGAATTTGAGTTATGTGATGATGAGCAACAATTCGTTCACGGGTGAGCTTCCTGAGAAGATGTCATATAATCTTCAAAGGCTGGAAATCGGAGATAACAAGTTTTCAGGTCAGATTCCAAGAGGGGTGTCTTCCTGTAAGAATCTGCAAGTTTTTGATGCTGGTAACAACCTCTTCAATGGTAGTATTCCTCAGGAATTAACTACTCTTCCGAGCTTGACGACTCTGACCCTGCATCAGAATCAGCTTAGCGGGCCCCTTCCGTCAGATATTGTATCATGGAAGTCACTAAACACTCTTGATCTGCGTAGAAATCAGCTCTCCGGACCAATTCCAGAGATACTTGGTGGTTTGCCCGCCCTTACTGAATTGGACCTTTCTGAAAACCAGTTTTCAGGCCAAATTCCAAATCAACTTGGCCATCTGAAACTCAATGAGTTCAACCTCTCTTCAAATCTCCTCTCTGGCGAGATCCCAATTTCATTTGAAAACTCTGCgtatgagagaagcttcttgaacaACACCGGTCTCTGTGCAAGCACCAGTGGTGTGAATCTCAATATATGCTCTCAATCGCCAAAGTCCAGCAAGATTTCAATTCGGTCTCTTGCTTTGATCTTAAGTCTAAGCGCGGTGTTGTTCGTGTTGGTTTTGTCCTTATTAATCTTCTTTGTTAGAGGTTACTTGAGGAGGAAGGATGGATCAGACGCAGACTGGAAGCTCGTTGCATTTCAGAGGTTGAATTTCACCATCTCACAAATCTTGTCAGGGTTGATAGAAAGCAATGTGATTGGAAGTGGTGGATCAGGGAGGGTCTATCGTGTACCTGTGAATCGTACAGGTGATGTTGTAGCTGCGAAGAGGATTTGGACCAACAAGAAGATCATGGAGGAGAGGCTTGAAAAAGAGTTTCATGCAGAAGTCAAGATACTGAGCTCAATTCGACATGCTAACATAGTGAAGCTAATGTGCTGCATATCCAGTGAGACTTCGAAACTTCTTGTATATGAGTACTTAGACAATCGAAGCCTAGATCGATGGTTGCACAAGAAAAACAGGCCATACCTATCCAACCTCTCAAGTTCAGTCCATCATGTTGTTCTGGACTGGCCTAAGAGGTTGCAGATTGCAGTGGGAGCTGCTAAGGGCCTCTGCTATATGCATCATGACTGTGTTCAACCCGTTGTGCATCGAGACGTGAAATCAAGTAACATTTTATTGGACTCTGATTTCAACGCAAAAATAGCAGATTTTGGTCTGGCCAAGATGTTGGTCAAGCAAGGAGACCTTGCCACAATGTCAGCTGTTGCTGGTTCCTTTGGCTACATGGCTCCAG AATATGCACATACCAGAAAAGTGAATGAAAAGATCGATGTATATAGTTTCGGGGTCATCCTGCTGGAGTTGGCAACTGGTAAGGAACCCAATGAAGGTGATGAAAACACTTCTCTCGCCGAATGGGCGTGGCGTCATGCTCAAGAAGGCAAACCTATCGACAGTGTTCTGGACCAGGACGTCAAAGAACCCTGTTACTTGGATGAAATGTGCGCTGTTTTCAGACTCGGCATCATGTGCACCGAGACACTTCCTACTAATAGGCCTTCTATGAAAGAGGTTTTGCAGATCTTGGTTCGAACTAGTCCTCCTCCAGTTCGCAGGGAAAAGACTGAATATGCCGCTGCTCCTCTCCTCAAGAACTCGAGGCGAGAGAGAGTTTTGGAAGATCAAGATGGTTTGGCAACGAATGTGTGA